Within the Streptomyces sp. YIM 121038 genome, the region GAAAGTAGATCATGCATTCGGATGCAAGATCAAAGTGGTAAAGGGGAGGCCTGGCCTGATTCCCTTGCCTGCTTGCCCTGCATTCGGCACCAGGATGTCGCGGGGCCATATGGAGTTGGATGCCCTCGACCTGACCTATGGCGCTCAAGTCCGGGCTGGCAGCCTCAGCCACTGATCGCTGGCCCCAGTTGTCAGCGGCCGCCGCTAGCCTTTCCGACGTGCCCTCCCGCCTCACCGACCCCGACGAGCTCAAAGAGCTCCTCGGCATCCCGTTCACCCCGGAGCAGACGGCCTGCATTACCGCGCCGCCCGCCCCGCAGGTCATCGTGGCCGGAGCCGGGTCGGGCAAGACGACGGTGATGGCCGCGCGCGTGGTGTGGCTGGTCGGCACCGGCCAGGTCGCCCCCGAGCAGGTCCTCGGCCTGACGTTCACCAACAAGGCGGCGGGCGAGCTCGCCGACCGCGTCCGCCAGGCCCTCGTCAAGGCGGGCGTCACCGACCCGGACCCGGCCGACCCCGACGACGCCCCGGGCGAACCGGTCATCTCCACGTACCACGCCTTCGCCGGACGCCTGCTGACCGACCACGGCCTGCGCATCGGTCTGGAACCCACCTCCCGGCTCCTCGCCGACGCCACCCGCTTCCAGCTCGCCGCGCGCGTGCTGCGCGAGGCCCCCGGCCCGTACCCGGCCCTCACCCGCTCCTTCCCGGACCTCGTCAGCGACCTCCTGGCCCTCGACGGCGAGCTCTCCGAGCACCTCGTGGACCCCACCCGGCTCCGCGCGTACGACACCGAGCTGCTGCGCACCCTGGCAGGCGCCAAGCTCACCAACGGCGACCTCCGCAAGGTCCCCGAAGCGGCGGCCGCCCGCACCGAGCTCACCGGCCTCGTCGAGCGCTACCGCGACGCCAAGCGCGCCCGCGACCTGCTCGACTTCGGCGACCAGATCGCCCACTCCGCGACGCTCGCCCGCACCCGCGCGGACGTCGGCGCGATCCTGCGCGAGGAGTTCCGCGTCGTCCTGCTCGACGAGTACCAGGACACGTCCGTGGCCCAGCGCATCCTCCTCGCGGGCCTGTTCGGCGGCGGCACCGGCCACCCCGTCACCGCGGTCGGCGACCCCTGCCAGGCCATCTACGGCTGGCGCGGCGCCTCCGTCGCCAACCTCGACGACTTCCCGCACCACTTCGCCCACGCCGACGGCCGCCCCGCCACCCGCCACGCGCTGAGCGAGAACCGCCGCAGCGGCGGCCGCCTCCTCGACCTCGCCAACGGCCTCGCCGCCCCGCTGCGCGCCCGCCACGCGGGCGTGGAGGCCCTGCGGCCCGCCCCCGGCGCCGAGCGCGACGGCACCGTCCGGTGCGCGCTCCTGCGCACCCACGCCGAAGAGATCGACTGGATCGCCGACTCCCTCGCCCACCTCGTCCGCACCGGCACCGCCCCCGGCGAGATCGCCGTCCTGTGCCGCACGGCCACCGACTTCGCCGACATCCAGGGCGCCCTCGTCGCCCGCGACGTACCCGTCGAGGTCGTCGGCCTCTCCGGACTGCTGCACCTCCCCGAAGTCGCCGACCTCGTCGCGGTCTGCGAGGTCCTCCAGGACCCCGGCGCCAACGCCTCCCTGGTCCGGCTCCTCACCGGCCCCCGCTGGCGCGTCGGCGCCCGCGACCTCGCCCTCCTCGGCCGCCGCGCCCGCCTCCTCGTCCGCCACGGCCACCCGGCGCCCGGCGGACCCGACGACCCCGAAGCCGCCGACCGCCGCCTCGCCCAGGCCGTGGAAGGCGTCGACCCCTCCGAGGTGATATCGCTCGCGGACGCGCTCGACACCTTCCTGGAGTCGCCGATCGGCACCTCCGAAGACGACGGCCTGCCCTTCTCCGCGGAAGCGCGCGTCCGGTTCGCCCACCTCGCCGCCGAACTGCGCGACCTGCGCCGCTCCCTCGCCGACCCGCTGATGGACGTCCTGCACCGCGTCCTCGCCGTCACCGGCCTGGAAGTCGAGCTGTCCGCGTCCCCGCACGCCCTGGCCGCCCGCCGCCGCGAGACCCTGTCCAACTTCCTGGACGTCGCCGCGTCCTTCGCCGCCCACGACCCCGCGGCCTCCCTGCTCGCCTTCCTCGGCTTCCTGCGCACCGCCGCGCAGTACGAGAAGGGCCTCGACAACGCCCTGCCCGGCGGCGAGAACACCGTCAAGGTCCTCACCGCCCACAAGTCCAAGGGCCTGGAGTGGGACGTCGTCGCCGTCCCCGGCCTCGTCACCGGCACCTTCCCGAGCGCCCAGGGCCGCGAGAAGTGGACCGCGCAGGCCAAGGTCGTCCCGCACGCCCTGCGCGGCGACGCCGACACCCTGCCCGACGTCGACACCTGGGACGCCAAGGGCCTCAAGGCCTTCCACACCGCCATGAAGGAGCACCAGCACACCGAGGAGCTCCGCCTCGGCTACGTGACGTTCACCCGCCCCCGCAGCCTCCTCCTCGGCTCCGGCCACTGGTGGGGCCCCACCCAGAAGAAGCCGCGCGGCCCGTCCGACTTCCTGACGGCGCTCCACGACCACTGCGCCGCCGGACACGGCGAGATCGAAGCCTGGGCCGACGAGCCGCAGGACGGCGAGGAGAACCCCGCCCTGCGCGAGGCCGCCGCCGACCACGCCTGGCCGCTCCCCCTCGACCCCGCCTCCCTGACCCGCCGCCGCGCCGCCGCGGACACCGTCCAGGCCCACCTGGACCGCCTCAGGACGGGCACGGCCCGAGACCACCAGGAGCCCCACCCGGCGGCGGACCCGGAATGGCCGCCGCCCCCGGAGGACGACGAGCTCCACGAAGAGGACGTGTTCCC harbors:
- a CDS encoding UvrD-helicase domain-containing protein, translated to MPSRLTDPDELKELLGIPFTPEQTACITAPPAPQVIVAGAGSGKTTVMAARVVWLVGTGQVAPEQVLGLTFTNKAAGELADRVRQALVKAGVTDPDPADPDDAPGEPVISTYHAFAGRLLTDHGLRIGLEPTSRLLADATRFQLAARVLREAPGPYPALTRSFPDLVSDLLALDGELSEHLVDPTRLRAYDTELLRTLAGAKLTNGDLRKVPEAAAARTELTGLVERYRDAKRARDLLDFGDQIAHSATLARTRADVGAILREEFRVVLLDEYQDTSVAQRILLAGLFGGGTGHPVTAVGDPCQAIYGWRGASVANLDDFPHHFAHADGRPATRHALSENRRSGGRLLDLANGLAAPLRARHAGVEALRPAPGAERDGTVRCALLRTHAEEIDWIADSLAHLVRTGTAPGEIAVLCRTATDFADIQGALVARDVPVEVVGLSGLLHLPEVADLVAVCEVLQDPGANASLVRLLTGPRWRVGARDLALLGRRARLLVRHGHPAPGGPDDPEAADRRLAQAVEGVDPSEVISLADALDTFLESPIGTSEDDGLPFSAEARVRFAHLAAELRDLRRSLADPLMDVLHRVLAVTGLEVELSASPHALAARRRETLSNFLDVAASFAAHDPAASLLAFLGFLRTAAQYEKGLDNALPGGENTVKVLTAHKSKGLEWDVVAVPGLVTGTFPSAQGREKWTAQAKVVPHALRGDADTLPDVDTWDAKGLKAFHTAMKEHQHTEELRLGYVTFTRPRSLLLGSGHWWGPTQKKPRGPSDFLTALHDHCAAGHGEIEAWADEPQDGEENPALREAAADHAWPLPLDPASLTRRRAAADTVQAHLDRLRTGTARDHQEPHPAADPEWPPPPEDDELHEEDVFPAENGAPHEGEGEPYEDNGEPYEGNGSGETPYDDGSPPPEAEDPSAWDSWTSDRPQPPAPAPAPVIPHAREPHATGPEQPLTPEELRTLASWDRDLDALADELLRAREGVCDVPLPASLTASQVLRLAADPDGLAQELARPMPRPPQPATRRGTRFHAWVEARFEELRLPMLGPDELPGGAPGEADIADERDLEALKEAFERTEYAHRTPYRAEAPVQLTLGGRLIRGRVDAVYKQGDGDDATYEILDWKTSRTQDADPLQLAVYRLAWAEQYGVPLESVTAAFLYVRSGDVVRPRHLPGRAELERLLLGEGEKEGGNEHENEGRADREATGEGGGPEADRPPDRTAPAGR